The genomic segment ACGTGGGCTGTGGAAACGGCCGCTACCTGATCGGTTCCGCGCTCGCGCGGCCGGACCACGACCACCTCGGCACGGACATCCTCCCGGTCGTGATCCGCTACGCCCGCAAGCGCGGGAACCAGCGCGGGCTGCCGAACCTCAAGTTCGCCGTGCTGGGCGGGCGCGAGCTGCTCGAACGGCACGTTCCGCCCCACTCGGTCGCCGAGATCCACTGCTACCACCCGCAACCGTACTACGACCCGGCCAAGGTCCACCTGCGCCTCATCACGCCGACCTTTCTGGCCAGCGCCCACCGCGCGCTGGCCCCCGGCGGGCTGTTCGTGGTCCAGACGGACAATCCGGGGTACTGGAAGTACATCCGCGCCGTCGTGCCGGTGTTTTTCGACTTCCACGAACTCCCCGGCCGCTGGCCGGACGCGCCCCGGGGCCGCACGCGGCGCGAGATCATCGCCACGCAGAAGAAGCTCCCGGTGTTCCGCGGCGAGGGCCGCGCGAACGCCGCCCTGAGCGAGGCGGACGCTGTGGCGCTGGCCGAAGCGCTCCCGCCGCCGACGTTCGACGCTGACCGGCGGCTGCGCGACCTGGACCGCCTGGCGTGACCATTCTGGGTTGCTCTGTTGGGGTGCTGAGGCAGTCTCGGCCGTGTCGCTCGGCACGCGGCCCTTCCCTGGGACCGCGGCCGTCTCGGCCGCAAAAGCGCGGAGAGTCCCGAGGCTCTGCGAGCGCACGCTGCGCGATACGAGGGGAGCAACGAGCGGCCGAGACGGCCGCGGTCCCAGGGAACGCGCGCCCGGCGAGGGGCCGCGAGGCGCCCGAAACCCCTCCTCGTTTCAACTGAGCAGGTGTGAATTGGAAGAGCGTGCTGACCCCAGGTGCCCGTGATCAACCTGACGGACATACCGCGGCTGGCCCGGAGCGCCGGCCGGCTGGCCGAAATCACCCGCACGCTCGCCAAATACGGGCTGGCCGACGCCCTCGCGCGCCTCGACTCGAAGTTCGTCCTCCGGTGGACCCCGGTGGGCGCCGGGGTCCGGCGCCTCTCCGAGGGGACGCGCGAGGCCCGCATCCGCCTCGCGCTCACCGACCTCGGCACCACGTTCATCAAGTTCGGCCAGGTCCTCAGCACCCGCCGGGACCTCATCGGCCCGGCCCTCGGCGACGAACTCACGCTGCTCCAGTCGCACGTCCCGGCCGATCCGTTCGCGGTGACGCGGGCCACCGTCGAGGCCGAACTCGGGCGGCCCCTTGAGAAGCTCTTCGCCGCGTTCGAGCCCGAGCCGCTCGCGTCGGCCTCGATCGGACAGG from the Frigoriglobus tundricola genome contains:
- the trmB gene encoding tRNA (guanine(46)-N(7))-methyltransferase TrmB, which codes for MPFPGTAVDPSKWTQTALKAMPDGHLDWRELFGREGRIVLDVGCGNGRYLIGSALARPDHDHLGTDILPVVIRYARKRGNQRGLPNLKFAVLGGRELLERHVPPHSVAEIHCYHPQPYYDPAKVHLRLITPTFLASAHRALAPGGLFVVQTDNPGYWKYIRAVVPVFFDFHELPGRWPDAPRGRTRREIIATQKKLPVFRGEGRANAALSEADAVALAEALPPPTFDADRRLRDLDRLA